Proteins encoded by one window of Vanacampus margaritifer isolate UIUO_Vmar chromosome 17, RoL_Vmar_1.0, whole genome shotgun sequence:
- the elp2 gene encoding elongator complex protein 2 isoform X1, with protein MAALRLETCHVACSANRTPNVVSWGRGGTLAFGTCNSVALYEPQERRVLSMLNGHTARVNAVRWVHKDDGAPETHLVSGGSDSRLLVWAAHNGKFVQSTECKGHTGAVCAVDALYAGPSILVASAAADSSVRLWLCGDAKEAECLHSLTFGGGFMMDVSLSLLPGTKGTLYNLCSLFSLLVIHVLHLSPLAVPILACGGDDSRVHLYVQSPEKQKLQRVMMLQGHEDWVRGVAWTSVGGELLLASCSQDCLIRVWRLRAKSGSGARAEGEQDDAVIKMKEDVFGLEEQEGDSGAVFAVALETVLAGHENWVYGVHWQPPTYEGGKRHESLSLLSASMDKTMILWTPDQASGVWMEQVRVGEVGGNTLGFYGCQMSPDACMILAHAFHGALHLWSKDAISGEWRPDVVLSGHFDAVQDLSWDPEGEFVISVSSDQTARLFTPWRSKPGGGRRPTWHEISRPQIHGYDMQCLATLGRFMLVSGADEKVLRVFQAPRNFVENLANISGTSREELLASDVRIPWRRLGNVARCTGPDFCTFSLAGLRPAARRRQHACVGIVQQGRLSRQDGLGRGVLPFGRRTLKTPLLSLTGDPGPASKDGQEKFSSVSDQYQEFYFQPVNMSAPPPEDDLLQNTLWPEVQKLYGHGFEMFCLAADSGGTVVASACKASKAEHASVLLWSTATWRQLQALPCHSLTVTQMAFSPDGAMLLLVSRDRTWSLWRRHQAGPEPDYGLYARTTKDTSVHSRIIWSCDWSPDGSYFVTSSRDKKVIVWGPCSKDQHGDSVAPRQVKPSSSILDVADSATAVAFCPRLCSDNSYLLAVGLESGRITVYGWRPDEDPAGGQDWIRYGETEPWQSHTLAVKRLRWRPRAGRAGRAGVSEESAWLQLASAGADHAVKIFDINAEAL; from the exons ATGGCGGCGCTCAGGCTCGAAACATGCCATGTCGCCTGTTCGGCCAACCGGACGCCCAACGTGGTGTCTTGGGGCCGCGGGGGGACGCTCGCCTTCGGGACATGCAACTCCGTAGCCCTGTACGAACCCCAG GAAAGAAGAGTTTTGTCAATGTTGAATGGCCACACGGCAAGAGTAAACGCAGTCCGATGGGTCCATAAAGATGACGGTG CTCCTGAAACCCACTTGGTCTCAGGAGGCTCAGATAGCCGGCTCCTGGTCTGGGCTGCTCACAATGGCAAG TTTGTCCAGTCGACGGAGTGTAAAGGCCACACGGGTGCCGTTTGCGCTGTGGACGCCCTCTACGCTGGCCCAAGTATCCTGGTGGCCTCTGCAGCGGCGGACTCCAGCGTCAGGCTTTGGCTCTGTGGTGACGCCAAAGAGG CCGAATGCCTCCACTCGCTAACGTTTGGTGGCGGGTTCATGATGGACGTCTCCCTGTCCCTGCTGCCAGGCACCAAAGGTACGCTGTACAACTTGTGCTCATTATTTTCCCTACTTGTCATCCATGTGCTGCATCTGTCTCCTCTCGCAGTTCCCATTTTGGCCTGCGGGGGCGACGACTCTCGAGTCCACCTGTACGTGCAGTCCCCGGAGAAG CAGAAGCTGCAGAGAGTCATGATGCTGCAGGGACACGAGGACTGGGTGCGAGGTGTCGCCTGGACGTCCGTAG GTGGCGAGCTGCTGCTGGCCAGCTGCTCGCAGGACTGTCTCATCCGAGTGTGGCGGCTCCGCGCCAAGTCCGGGAGCGGCGCCCGCGCCGAGGGCGAGCAGGACGACGCAGTCATCAAAATGAAAGAGGACGTTTTTGGATTAGAAGAGCAAGAGGGGGACAGCGGCGCAG tttttgcagtggcTCTGGAAACGGTCCTGGCGGGACATGAGAACTGGGTGTACGGCGTACACTGGCAGCCTCCGACTTACGAGG GGGGCAAGAGGCACGAGTCTCTCAGTTTGCTCTCCGCCTCCATGGACAAGACCATGATCCTTTGGACCCCGGACCAGGCCTCTGGAGTCTGGATGGAGCAG GTCCGCGTCGGGGAGGTGGGCGGCAACACGCTGGGCTTCTACGGCTGCCAGATGAGTCCGGACGCTTGCATGATCCTGGCTCACGCCTTCCACGGCGCCCTCCACCTGTGGAGCAAGGACGCCATCTCG GGTGAGTGGAGGCCCGACGTGGTGCTGTCAGGCCACTTTGACGCGGTCCAGGACCTGAGCTGGGACCCCGAGGGCGAGTTTGTCATCAGCGTGAGCTCGGACCAGACCGCCCGCCTCTTCACGCCGTGGAGGAGCAAGCCGGGGGGCGGGCGGCGTCCCACCTGGCACGAGATCTCGCGACCGCAGATCCACGGCTACGACATGCAGTGCTTGGCCACGCTGGGCCGCTTCATGTTGGTGTCGGGCGCCGACGAGAAGGTCCTGCGCGTCTTCCAGGCGCCGCGCAACTTTGTGGAGAACTTGGCCAACATCTCGGGCACGTCCAGAGAGGAACTGCTGGCGTCCGACGTGAGGATCCCGTGGCGCCGGCTGGGAAATGTCGCACGTTGTACCGGGCCAGACTTTTGTACCTTCTCCTTGGCAGGACTGCGCCCGGCTGCCCGAAGGCGCCAGCACGCCTGCGTTGGGATTGTCCAACAAGGCCGTCTTTCCAGGCAAGACGGGCTTGGCCGCGGCGTCCTTCCATTTGGGCGCCGGACACTCAAAACACCTTTGCTTTCATTGACAGGTGATCCTGGACCGGCAAGCAAAGACGGACAGGAGAAGTTCAGCAGCGTCTCCGACCAATACCAAGAGTTCTACTTCCAGCCCGTCAACATGAGCG CACCTCCACCGGAGGATGATCTGCTGCAGAACACTCTTTGGCCCGAGGTCCAAAAACT GTACGGCCACGGCTTCGAGATGTTCTGCCTGGCGGCCGACAGCGGCGGGACGGTGGTGGCGTCGGCGTGCAAG GCGTCCAAGGCGGAGCACGCGTCAGTGCTGCTATGGAGCACGGCCACGTGGCGCCAGTTGCAGGCGCTGCCGTGCCACTCCCTCACCGTCACGCAGATGGCTTTCTCGCCCGACGGCGCCATGCTGCTGCTCGTCTCCAGAGACCGCACCTGGTCTCTGTGGCGCCGACACCAGGCTGGTCCAG AGCCCGATTACGGTTTGTACGCACGCACCACGAAGGACACGTCGGTGCACAGCCGCATCATCTGGTCATGTGACTGGAGTCCCGACGGCTCCTATTTTGTCACGTCCAGTCGGGACAAAAAG GTGATTGTGTGGGGACCTTGTAGCAAAGACCAGCATGGAGATTCCGTGGCTCCTCGTCAGGTGAAGCCGAGCTCCTCCATCTTGGATGTGGCCGATTCTGCTACGGCCGTCGCTTTCTGCCCTCGGCTCTGCTCCGACAACag TTACCTGCTCGCCGTGGGACTGGAGAGCGGTCGCATAACGGTGTACGGGTGGAGACCCGATGAAGATCCAGCCGGAGGCCAAGACTGGATCCGATACGGAGAAACCGAGCCTTG GCAAAGTCACACTCTGGCTGTCAAAAGGCTGCGCTGGAGGCCCCGGGCGGGTCGGGCGGGTCGGGCGGGGGTCTCGGAGGAGAGCGCCTGGCTGCAGCTGGCCAGCGCCGGCGCCGACCATGCAGTCAAGATCTTCGATATCAACGCAGAGGCTCTTTAG
- the elp2 gene encoding elongator complex protein 2 isoform X5: MAALRLETCHVACSANRTPNVVSWGRGGTLAFGTCNSVALYEPQERRVLSMLNGHTARVNAVRWVHKDDGAPETHLVSGGSDSRLLVWAAHNGKFVQSTECKGHTGAVCAVDALYAGPSILVASAAADSSVRLWLCGDAKEAECLHSLTFGGGFMMDVSLSLLPGTKGTLYNLCSLFSLLVIHVLHLSPLAVPILACGGDDSRVHLYVQSPEKQKLQRVMMLQGHEDWVRGVAWTSVGGELLLASCSQDCLIRVWRLRAKSGSGARAEGEQDDAVIKMKEDVFGLEEQEGDSGAVFAVALETVLAGHENWVYGVHWQPPTYEGGKRHESLSLLSASMDKTMILWTPDQASGVWMEQVRVGEVGGNTLGFYGCQMSPDACMILAHAFHGALHLWSKDAISGEWRPDVVLSGHFDAVQDLSWDPEGEFVISVSSDQTARLFTPWRSKPGGGRRPTWHEISRPQIHGYDMQCLATLGRFMLVSGADEKVLRVFQAPRNFVENLANISGTSREELLASDDCARLPEGASTPALGLSNKAVFPGDPGPASKDGQEKFSSVSDQYQEFYFQPVNMSAPPPEDDLLQNTLWPEVQKLYGHGFEMFCLAADSGGTVVASACKASKAEHASVLLWSTATWRQLQALPCHSLTVTQMAFSPDGAMLLLVSRDRTWSLWRRHQAGPEPDYGLYARTTKDTSVHSRIIWSCDWSPDGSYFVTSSRDKKVIVWGPCSKDQHGDSVAPRQVKPSSSILDVADSATAVAFCPRLCSDNSYLLAVGLESGRITVYGWRPDEDPAGGQDWIRYGETEPWQSHTLAVKRLRWRPRAGRAGRAGVSEESAWLQLASAGADHAVKIFDINAEAL; encoded by the exons ATGGCGGCGCTCAGGCTCGAAACATGCCATGTCGCCTGTTCGGCCAACCGGACGCCCAACGTGGTGTCTTGGGGCCGCGGGGGGACGCTCGCCTTCGGGACATGCAACTCCGTAGCCCTGTACGAACCCCAG GAAAGAAGAGTTTTGTCAATGTTGAATGGCCACACGGCAAGAGTAAACGCAGTCCGATGGGTCCATAAAGATGACGGTG CTCCTGAAACCCACTTGGTCTCAGGAGGCTCAGATAGCCGGCTCCTGGTCTGGGCTGCTCACAATGGCAAG TTTGTCCAGTCGACGGAGTGTAAAGGCCACACGGGTGCCGTTTGCGCTGTGGACGCCCTCTACGCTGGCCCAAGTATCCTGGTGGCCTCTGCAGCGGCGGACTCCAGCGTCAGGCTTTGGCTCTGTGGTGACGCCAAAGAGG CCGAATGCCTCCACTCGCTAACGTTTGGTGGCGGGTTCATGATGGACGTCTCCCTGTCCCTGCTGCCAGGCACCAAAGGTACGCTGTACAACTTGTGCTCATTATTTTCCCTACTTGTCATCCATGTGCTGCATCTGTCTCCTCTCGCAGTTCCCATTTTGGCCTGCGGGGGCGACGACTCTCGAGTCCACCTGTACGTGCAGTCCCCGGAGAAG CAGAAGCTGCAGAGAGTCATGATGCTGCAGGGACACGAGGACTGGGTGCGAGGTGTCGCCTGGACGTCCGTAG GTGGCGAGCTGCTGCTGGCCAGCTGCTCGCAGGACTGTCTCATCCGAGTGTGGCGGCTCCGCGCCAAGTCCGGGAGCGGCGCCCGCGCCGAGGGCGAGCAGGACGACGCAGTCATCAAAATGAAAGAGGACGTTTTTGGATTAGAAGAGCAAGAGGGGGACAGCGGCGCAG tttttgcagtggcTCTGGAAACGGTCCTGGCGGGACATGAGAACTGGGTGTACGGCGTACACTGGCAGCCTCCGACTTACGAGG GGGGCAAGAGGCACGAGTCTCTCAGTTTGCTCTCCGCCTCCATGGACAAGACCATGATCCTTTGGACCCCGGACCAGGCCTCTGGAGTCTGGATGGAGCAG GTCCGCGTCGGGGAGGTGGGCGGCAACACGCTGGGCTTCTACGGCTGCCAGATGAGTCCGGACGCTTGCATGATCCTGGCTCACGCCTTCCACGGCGCCCTCCACCTGTGGAGCAAGGACGCCATCTCG GGTGAGTGGAGGCCCGACGTGGTGCTGTCAGGCCACTTTGACGCGGTCCAGGACCTGAGCTGGGACCCCGAGGGCGAGTTTGTCATCAGCGTGAGCTCGGACCAGACCGCCCGCCTCTTCACGCCGTGGAGGAGCAAGCCGGGGGGCGGGCGGCGTCCCACCTGGCACGAGATCTCGCGACCGCAGATCCACGGCTACGACATGCAGTGCTTGGCCACGCTGGGCCGCTTCATGTTGGTGTCGGGCGCCGACGAGAAGGTCCTGCGCGTCTTCCAGGCGCCGCGCAACTTTGTGGAGAACTTGGCCAACATCTCGGGCACGTCCAGAGAGGAACTGCTGGCGTCCGAC GACTGCGCCCGGCTGCCCGAAGGCGCCAGCACGCCTGCGTTGGGATTGTCCAACAAGGCCGTCTTTCCAG GTGATCCTGGACCGGCAAGCAAAGACGGACAGGAGAAGTTCAGCAGCGTCTCCGACCAATACCAAGAGTTCTACTTCCAGCCCGTCAACATGAGCG CACCTCCACCGGAGGATGATCTGCTGCAGAACACTCTTTGGCCCGAGGTCCAAAAACT GTACGGCCACGGCTTCGAGATGTTCTGCCTGGCGGCCGACAGCGGCGGGACGGTGGTGGCGTCGGCGTGCAAG GCGTCCAAGGCGGAGCACGCGTCAGTGCTGCTATGGAGCACGGCCACGTGGCGCCAGTTGCAGGCGCTGCCGTGCCACTCCCTCACCGTCACGCAGATGGCTTTCTCGCCCGACGGCGCCATGCTGCTGCTCGTCTCCAGAGACCGCACCTGGTCTCTGTGGCGCCGACACCAGGCTGGTCCAG AGCCCGATTACGGTTTGTACGCACGCACCACGAAGGACACGTCGGTGCACAGCCGCATCATCTGGTCATGTGACTGGAGTCCCGACGGCTCCTATTTTGTCACGTCCAGTCGGGACAAAAAG GTGATTGTGTGGGGACCTTGTAGCAAAGACCAGCATGGAGATTCCGTGGCTCCTCGTCAGGTGAAGCCGAGCTCCTCCATCTTGGATGTGGCCGATTCTGCTACGGCCGTCGCTTTCTGCCCTCGGCTCTGCTCCGACAACag TTACCTGCTCGCCGTGGGACTGGAGAGCGGTCGCATAACGGTGTACGGGTGGAGACCCGATGAAGATCCAGCCGGAGGCCAAGACTGGATCCGATACGGAGAAACCGAGCCTTG GCAAAGTCACACTCTGGCTGTCAAAAGGCTGCGCTGGAGGCCCCGGGCGGGTCGGGCGGGTCGGGCGGGGGTCTCGGAGGAGAGCGCCTGGCTGCAGCTGGCCAGCGCCGGCGCCGACCATGCAGTCAAGATCTTCGATATCAACGCAGAGGCTCTTTAG
- the elp2 gene encoding elongator complex protein 2 isoform X2 produces MAALRLETCHVACSANRTPNVVSWGRGGTLAFGTCNSVALYEPQERRVLSMLNGHTARVNAVRWVHKDDGAPETHLVSGGSDSRLLVWAAHNGKFVQSTECKGHTGAVCAVDALYAGPSILVASAAADSSVRLWLCGDAKEAECLHSLTFGGGFMMDVSLSLLPGTKGTLYNLCSLFSLLVIHVLHLSPLAVPILACGGDDSRVHLYVQSPEKKLQRVMMLQGHEDWVRGVAWTSVGGELLLASCSQDCLIRVWRLRAKSGSGARAEGEQDDAVIKMKEDVFGLEEQEGDSGAVFAVALETVLAGHENWVYGVHWQPPTYEGGKRHESLSLLSASMDKTMILWTPDQASGVWMEQVRVGEVGGNTLGFYGCQMSPDACMILAHAFHGALHLWSKDAISGEWRPDVVLSGHFDAVQDLSWDPEGEFVISVSSDQTARLFTPWRSKPGGGRRPTWHEISRPQIHGYDMQCLATLGRFMLVSGADEKVLRVFQAPRNFVENLANISGTSREELLASDVRIPWRRLGNVARCTGPDFCTFSLAGLRPAARRRQHACVGIVQQGRLSRQDGLGRGVLPFGRRTLKTPLLSLTGDPGPASKDGQEKFSSVSDQYQEFYFQPVNMSAPPPEDDLLQNTLWPEVQKLYGHGFEMFCLAADSGGTVVASACKASKAEHASVLLWSTATWRQLQALPCHSLTVTQMAFSPDGAMLLLVSRDRTWSLWRRHQAGPEPDYGLYARTTKDTSVHSRIIWSCDWSPDGSYFVTSSRDKKVIVWGPCSKDQHGDSVAPRQVKPSSSILDVADSATAVAFCPRLCSDNSYLLAVGLESGRITVYGWRPDEDPAGGQDWIRYGETEPWQSHTLAVKRLRWRPRAGRAGRAGVSEESAWLQLASAGADHAVKIFDINAEAL; encoded by the exons ATGGCGGCGCTCAGGCTCGAAACATGCCATGTCGCCTGTTCGGCCAACCGGACGCCCAACGTGGTGTCTTGGGGCCGCGGGGGGACGCTCGCCTTCGGGACATGCAACTCCGTAGCCCTGTACGAACCCCAG GAAAGAAGAGTTTTGTCAATGTTGAATGGCCACACGGCAAGAGTAAACGCAGTCCGATGGGTCCATAAAGATGACGGTG CTCCTGAAACCCACTTGGTCTCAGGAGGCTCAGATAGCCGGCTCCTGGTCTGGGCTGCTCACAATGGCAAG TTTGTCCAGTCGACGGAGTGTAAAGGCCACACGGGTGCCGTTTGCGCTGTGGACGCCCTCTACGCTGGCCCAAGTATCCTGGTGGCCTCTGCAGCGGCGGACTCCAGCGTCAGGCTTTGGCTCTGTGGTGACGCCAAAGAGG CCGAATGCCTCCACTCGCTAACGTTTGGTGGCGGGTTCATGATGGACGTCTCCCTGTCCCTGCTGCCAGGCACCAAAGGTACGCTGTACAACTTGTGCTCATTATTTTCCCTACTTGTCATCCATGTGCTGCATCTGTCTCCTCTCGCAGTTCCCATTTTGGCCTGCGGGGGCGACGACTCTCGAGTCCACCTGTACGTGCAGTCCCCGGAGAAG AAGCTGCAGAGAGTCATGATGCTGCAGGGACACGAGGACTGGGTGCGAGGTGTCGCCTGGACGTCCGTAG GTGGCGAGCTGCTGCTGGCCAGCTGCTCGCAGGACTGTCTCATCCGAGTGTGGCGGCTCCGCGCCAAGTCCGGGAGCGGCGCCCGCGCCGAGGGCGAGCAGGACGACGCAGTCATCAAAATGAAAGAGGACGTTTTTGGATTAGAAGAGCAAGAGGGGGACAGCGGCGCAG tttttgcagtggcTCTGGAAACGGTCCTGGCGGGACATGAGAACTGGGTGTACGGCGTACACTGGCAGCCTCCGACTTACGAGG GGGGCAAGAGGCACGAGTCTCTCAGTTTGCTCTCCGCCTCCATGGACAAGACCATGATCCTTTGGACCCCGGACCAGGCCTCTGGAGTCTGGATGGAGCAG GTCCGCGTCGGGGAGGTGGGCGGCAACACGCTGGGCTTCTACGGCTGCCAGATGAGTCCGGACGCTTGCATGATCCTGGCTCACGCCTTCCACGGCGCCCTCCACCTGTGGAGCAAGGACGCCATCTCG GGTGAGTGGAGGCCCGACGTGGTGCTGTCAGGCCACTTTGACGCGGTCCAGGACCTGAGCTGGGACCCCGAGGGCGAGTTTGTCATCAGCGTGAGCTCGGACCAGACCGCCCGCCTCTTCACGCCGTGGAGGAGCAAGCCGGGGGGCGGGCGGCGTCCCACCTGGCACGAGATCTCGCGACCGCAGATCCACGGCTACGACATGCAGTGCTTGGCCACGCTGGGCCGCTTCATGTTGGTGTCGGGCGCCGACGAGAAGGTCCTGCGCGTCTTCCAGGCGCCGCGCAACTTTGTGGAGAACTTGGCCAACATCTCGGGCACGTCCAGAGAGGAACTGCTGGCGTCCGACGTGAGGATCCCGTGGCGCCGGCTGGGAAATGTCGCACGTTGTACCGGGCCAGACTTTTGTACCTTCTCCTTGGCAGGACTGCGCCCGGCTGCCCGAAGGCGCCAGCACGCCTGCGTTGGGATTGTCCAACAAGGCCGTCTTTCCAGGCAAGACGGGCTTGGCCGCGGCGTCCTTCCATTTGGGCGCCGGACACTCAAAACACCTTTGCTTTCATTGACAGGTGATCCTGGACCGGCAAGCAAAGACGGACAGGAGAAGTTCAGCAGCGTCTCCGACCAATACCAAGAGTTCTACTTCCAGCCCGTCAACATGAGCG CACCTCCACCGGAGGATGATCTGCTGCAGAACACTCTTTGGCCCGAGGTCCAAAAACT GTACGGCCACGGCTTCGAGATGTTCTGCCTGGCGGCCGACAGCGGCGGGACGGTGGTGGCGTCGGCGTGCAAG GCGTCCAAGGCGGAGCACGCGTCAGTGCTGCTATGGAGCACGGCCACGTGGCGCCAGTTGCAGGCGCTGCCGTGCCACTCCCTCACCGTCACGCAGATGGCTTTCTCGCCCGACGGCGCCATGCTGCTGCTCGTCTCCAGAGACCGCACCTGGTCTCTGTGGCGCCGACACCAGGCTGGTCCAG AGCCCGATTACGGTTTGTACGCACGCACCACGAAGGACACGTCGGTGCACAGCCGCATCATCTGGTCATGTGACTGGAGTCCCGACGGCTCCTATTTTGTCACGTCCAGTCGGGACAAAAAG GTGATTGTGTGGGGACCTTGTAGCAAAGACCAGCATGGAGATTCCGTGGCTCCTCGTCAGGTGAAGCCGAGCTCCTCCATCTTGGATGTGGCCGATTCTGCTACGGCCGTCGCTTTCTGCCCTCGGCTCTGCTCCGACAACag TTACCTGCTCGCCGTGGGACTGGAGAGCGGTCGCATAACGGTGTACGGGTGGAGACCCGATGAAGATCCAGCCGGAGGCCAAGACTGGATCCGATACGGAGAAACCGAGCCTTG GCAAAGTCACACTCTGGCTGTCAAAAGGCTGCGCTGGAGGCCCCGGGCGGGTCGGGCGGGTCGGGCGGGGGTCTCGGAGGAGAGCGCCTGGCTGCAGCTGGCCAGCGCCGGCGCCGACCATGCAGTCAAGATCTTCGATATCAACGCAGAGGCTCTTTAG
- the elp2 gene encoding elongator complex protein 2 isoform X3 — MAALRLETCHVACSANRTPNVVSWGRGGTLAFGTCNSVALYEPQERRVLSMLNGHTARVNAVRWVHKDDGAPETHLVSGGSDSRLLVWAAHNGKFVQSTECKGHTGAVCAVDALYAGPSILVASAAADSSVRLWLCGDAKEAECLHSLTFGGGFMMDVSLSLLPGTKVPILACGGDDSRVHLYVQSPEKQKLQRVMMLQGHEDWVRGVAWTSVGGELLLASCSQDCLIRVWRLRAKSGSGARAEGEQDDAVIKMKEDVFGLEEQEGDSGAVFAVALETVLAGHENWVYGVHWQPPTYEGGKRHESLSLLSASMDKTMILWTPDQASGVWMEQVRVGEVGGNTLGFYGCQMSPDACMILAHAFHGALHLWSKDAISGEWRPDVVLSGHFDAVQDLSWDPEGEFVISVSSDQTARLFTPWRSKPGGGRRPTWHEISRPQIHGYDMQCLATLGRFMLVSGADEKVLRVFQAPRNFVENLANISGTSREELLASDVRIPWRRLGNVARCTGPDFCTFSLAGLRPAARRRQHACVGIVQQGRLSRQDGLGRGVLPFGRRTLKTPLLSLTGDPGPASKDGQEKFSSVSDQYQEFYFQPVNMSAPPPEDDLLQNTLWPEVQKLYGHGFEMFCLAADSGGTVVASACKASKAEHASVLLWSTATWRQLQALPCHSLTVTQMAFSPDGAMLLLVSRDRTWSLWRRHQAGPEPDYGLYARTTKDTSVHSRIIWSCDWSPDGSYFVTSSRDKKVIVWGPCSKDQHGDSVAPRQVKPSSSILDVADSATAVAFCPRLCSDNSYLLAVGLESGRITVYGWRPDEDPAGGQDWIRYGETEPWQSHTLAVKRLRWRPRAGRAGRAGVSEESAWLQLASAGADHAVKIFDINAEAL; from the exons ATGGCGGCGCTCAGGCTCGAAACATGCCATGTCGCCTGTTCGGCCAACCGGACGCCCAACGTGGTGTCTTGGGGCCGCGGGGGGACGCTCGCCTTCGGGACATGCAACTCCGTAGCCCTGTACGAACCCCAG GAAAGAAGAGTTTTGTCAATGTTGAATGGCCACACGGCAAGAGTAAACGCAGTCCGATGGGTCCATAAAGATGACGGTG CTCCTGAAACCCACTTGGTCTCAGGAGGCTCAGATAGCCGGCTCCTGGTCTGGGCTGCTCACAATGGCAAG TTTGTCCAGTCGACGGAGTGTAAAGGCCACACGGGTGCCGTTTGCGCTGTGGACGCCCTCTACGCTGGCCCAAGTATCCTGGTGGCCTCTGCAGCGGCGGACTCCAGCGTCAGGCTTTGGCTCTGTGGTGACGCCAAAGAGG CCGAATGCCTCCACTCGCTAACGTTTGGTGGCGGGTTCATGATGGACGTCTCCCTGTCCCTGCTGCCAGGCACCAAAG TTCCCATTTTGGCCTGCGGGGGCGACGACTCTCGAGTCCACCTGTACGTGCAGTCCCCGGAGAAG CAGAAGCTGCAGAGAGTCATGATGCTGCAGGGACACGAGGACTGGGTGCGAGGTGTCGCCTGGACGTCCGTAG GTGGCGAGCTGCTGCTGGCCAGCTGCTCGCAGGACTGTCTCATCCGAGTGTGGCGGCTCCGCGCCAAGTCCGGGAGCGGCGCCCGCGCCGAGGGCGAGCAGGACGACGCAGTCATCAAAATGAAAGAGGACGTTTTTGGATTAGAAGAGCAAGAGGGGGACAGCGGCGCAG tttttgcagtggcTCTGGAAACGGTCCTGGCGGGACATGAGAACTGGGTGTACGGCGTACACTGGCAGCCTCCGACTTACGAGG GGGGCAAGAGGCACGAGTCTCTCAGTTTGCTCTCCGCCTCCATGGACAAGACCATGATCCTTTGGACCCCGGACCAGGCCTCTGGAGTCTGGATGGAGCAG GTCCGCGTCGGGGAGGTGGGCGGCAACACGCTGGGCTTCTACGGCTGCCAGATGAGTCCGGACGCTTGCATGATCCTGGCTCACGCCTTCCACGGCGCCCTCCACCTGTGGAGCAAGGACGCCATCTCG GGTGAGTGGAGGCCCGACGTGGTGCTGTCAGGCCACTTTGACGCGGTCCAGGACCTGAGCTGGGACCCCGAGGGCGAGTTTGTCATCAGCGTGAGCTCGGACCAGACCGCCCGCCTCTTCACGCCGTGGAGGAGCAAGCCGGGGGGCGGGCGGCGTCCCACCTGGCACGAGATCTCGCGACCGCAGATCCACGGCTACGACATGCAGTGCTTGGCCACGCTGGGCCGCTTCATGTTGGTGTCGGGCGCCGACGAGAAGGTCCTGCGCGTCTTCCAGGCGCCGCGCAACTTTGTGGAGAACTTGGCCAACATCTCGGGCACGTCCAGAGAGGAACTGCTGGCGTCCGACGTGAGGATCCCGTGGCGCCGGCTGGGAAATGTCGCACGTTGTACCGGGCCAGACTTTTGTACCTTCTCCTTGGCAGGACTGCGCCCGGCTGCCCGAAGGCGCCAGCACGCCTGCGTTGGGATTGTCCAACAAGGCCGTCTTTCCAGGCAAGACGGGCTTGGCCGCGGCGTCCTTCCATTTGGGCGCCGGACACTCAAAACACCTTTGCTTTCATTGACAGGTGATCCTGGACCGGCAAGCAAAGACGGACAGGAGAAGTTCAGCAGCGTCTCCGACCAATACCAAGAGTTCTACTTCCAGCCCGTCAACATGAGCG CACCTCCACCGGAGGATGATCTGCTGCAGAACACTCTTTGGCCCGAGGTCCAAAAACT GTACGGCCACGGCTTCGAGATGTTCTGCCTGGCGGCCGACAGCGGCGGGACGGTGGTGGCGTCGGCGTGCAAG GCGTCCAAGGCGGAGCACGCGTCAGTGCTGCTATGGAGCACGGCCACGTGGCGCCAGTTGCAGGCGCTGCCGTGCCACTCCCTCACCGTCACGCAGATGGCTTTCTCGCCCGACGGCGCCATGCTGCTGCTCGTCTCCAGAGACCGCACCTGGTCTCTGTGGCGCCGACACCAGGCTGGTCCAG AGCCCGATTACGGTTTGTACGCACGCACCACGAAGGACACGTCGGTGCACAGCCGCATCATCTGGTCATGTGACTGGAGTCCCGACGGCTCCTATTTTGTCACGTCCAGTCGGGACAAAAAG GTGATTGTGTGGGGACCTTGTAGCAAAGACCAGCATGGAGATTCCGTGGCTCCTCGTCAGGTGAAGCCGAGCTCCTCCATCTTGGATGTGGCCGATTCTGCTACGGCCGTCGCTTTCTGCCCTCGGCTCTGCTCCGACAACag TTACCTGCTCGCCGTGGGACTGGAGAGCGGTCGCATAACGGTGTACGGGTGGAGACCCGATGAAGATCCAGCCGGAGGCCAAGACTGGATCCGATACGGAGAAACCGAGCCTTG GCAAAGTCACACTCTGGCTGTCAAAAGGCTGCGCTGGAGGCCCCGGGCGGGTCGGGCGGGTCGGGCGGGGGTCTCGGAGGAGAGCGCCTGGCTGCAGCTGGCCAGCGCCGGCGCCGACCATGCAGTCAAGATCTTCGATATCAACGCAGAGGCTCTTTAG